In Cystobacter ferrugineus, the following proteins share a genomic window:
- the argG gene encoding argininosuccinate synthase, translating to MSRIYRSLPPAGTRIGLAFSGGLDTRAAVAWMSRKGLDVYAYTADLAQPDEKNPADIPPIALGHGAKQAKLVDCREAMVREGLVAIQCGAFHLSVGGKKYFNTTPLGRAVTSTAIVRAMREDGVHVFGDGSTHKGNDIQRFYRYGILVDPALHIYKPWLDPEFVSAFGGRKEMSEYLNSLQLPYRMGTEKAYSTDANVLGATHEAKDLEHLNKGMNIVEPIMSVAHWRPEVDIRAERITVEFAQGLPVSLNGKRFDSLFELFLECNRIGGRHGLGSSDQIENRVIDAKSRGIYEAPGMALLHIVYERLLSSIHNENTTDLYFTLGRRLGRLLYEGKWFDPEALLLKDSLTRWVAPSITGSVTLELRRGDDYTLLDTQAEHMAYDPSKLSMEKVESAFSPEDRIGALEMQNLSVGDNRSLLLHHLSSVRRLPGATGTGISQLLEEGEET from the coding sequence ATGAGCCGCATCTACCGTTCGCTTCCTCCCGCTGGTACCCGCATCGGTCTCGCCTTCTCGGGCGGTCTCGACACCCGCGCCGCCGTCGCGTGGATGTCCCGCAAGGGACTCGACGTGTACGCCTACACGGCCGACCTCGCCCAACCCGACGAGAAGAACCCCGCCGACATCCCCCCCATCGCCCTGGGCCACGGCGCGAAGCAGGCGAAGCTCGTGGACTGCCGCGAGGCCATGGTGCGCGAGGGCCTCGTCGCCATCCAGTGCGGCGCCTTCCACCTGTCCGTGGGCGGCAAGAAGTACTTCAACACCACGCCGCTCGGCCGCGCCGTCACCAGCACCGCCATCGTGCGCGCCATGCGCGAGGACGGCGTGCACGTCTTCGGCGATGGCAGCACCCACAAGGGCAACGACATCCAGCGCTTCTACCGCTACGGCATCCTCGTGGACCCGGCGCTGCACATCTACAAGCCCTGGCTGGATCCCGAGTTCGTCAGCGCCTTCGGTGGCCGCAAGGAGATGAGCGAGTACCTGAACTCGCTCCAGCTCCCCTACCGCATGGGCACCGAGAAGGCCTACTCCACCGACGCCAACGTGCTGGGCGCCACGCACGAGGCCAAGGATCTGGAGCACCTGAACAAGGGCATGAACATCGTGGAGCCCATCATGAGCGTGGCGCACTGGCGCCCCGAGGTGGACATCCGCGCCGAGCGCATCACGGTGGAGTTCGCCCAGGGCCTGCCGGTGTCCCTCAACGGCAAGCGCTTCGACTCCCTCTTCGAGCTCTTCCTGGAGTGCAACCGCATCGGCGGGCGGCACGGCCTGGGCTCGAGCGATCAGATCGAGAACCGCGTCATCGACGCCAAGAGCCGCGGCATCTACGAGGCGCCCGGCATGGCGCTGCTCCACATCGTCTACGAGCGCCTGCTGTCCTCCATCCACAACGAGAACACCACGGACCTCTACTTCACCCTGGGCCGCCGCCTCGGCCGGCTGCTCTACGAGGGCAAGTGGTTCGATCCCGAGGCCCTGCTGCTCAAGGACTCGCTCACCCGGTGGGTGGCCCCGAGCATCACCGGCAGCGTCACCCTGGAGCTGCGCCGCGGCGACGACTACACGCTGCTCGACACCCAGGCCGAGCACATGGCCTACGATCCGAGCAAGCTCTCCATGGAGAAGGTCGAGAGCGCCTTCAGCCCCGAGGATCGCATCGGCGCCCTGGAGATGCAGAACCTCTCCGTGGGCGACAACCGCAGCCTGCTCCTGCACCACCTCTCCAGCGTCCGCCGCCTGCCCGGCGCCACCGGCACCGGCATCTCGCAGCTCCTGGAGGAAGGCGAGGAGACCTGA
- the hutU gene encoding urocanate hydratase has protein sequence MSRTIRAPRGTTLSCKGWVQEAALRMLMNNLDPDVAERPEDLVVYGGIGKAARDWPSFDRIVASLQRLTDEETLLVQSGKPVGILRTHPDAPRVLIANSNLVGNWANWDHFFELEKKGLMMYGQMTAGSWIYIGTQGILQGTYETFAQAGRVHFGSDDLSGRLVLSGGLGGMGGAQPLAATMNNAVFLGVEIDPTRARRRVETRYLDVVAKDLDEALALVKEAQSKRQGRSIAVIGNAAQVFRELYRRGLKPDLVTDQTSAHDPLNGYIPADLSLEAAAELRQRDPQGYVERARQSMAMQVQAMLDFARAGSHVFDYGNNIRAQAQLAGLEHAFDFPGFVPAYIRPLFCEGMGPFRWVALSGDPEDIRRTDEAVLELFPEKASLRRWLTLARERVAFQGLPARICWLGYGERAKAGLRFNEMVRKGELKAPIVIGRDHLDCGSVASPNRETEAMKDGTDAVADWPILNALVNAVNGASWVSFHHGGGVGMGYSLHAGQVIVADGTPEAARRIERVLTSDPAMGVLRHADAGYSEAHETARTRGVRIPGLTE, from the coding sequence ATGTCCCGAACCATTCGTGCCCCCCGTGGCACCACCCTGTCCTGCAAGGGCTGGGTCCAGGAAGCCGCCCTCCGCATGCTGATGAACAACCTGGATCCCGACGTGGCCGAGCGCCCCGAGGATCTCGTCGTCTACGGCGGCATCGGCAAGGCCGCGCGCGACTGGCCCTCGTTCGATCGCATCGTCGCGAGCCTCCAGCGCCTCACCGACGAGGAGACCCTGCTCGTCCAGTCCGGCAAGCCCGTGGGCATCCTGCGCACCCACCCCGATGCCCCCCGCGTCCTCATCGCCAACTCCAACCTCGTGGGCAACTGGGCCAACTGGGACCACTTCTTCGAGCTCGAGAAGAAGGGGTTGATGATGTACGGCCAGATGACGGCCGGCTCGTGGATCTACATCGGCACCCAGGGCATCCTCCAGGGCACCTACGAGACCTTCGCCCAGGCCGGCCGCGTCCACTTCGGCTCGGATGACCTGTCCGGCCGGCTCGTGCTGTCCGGTGGCCTCGGCGGCATGGGCGGCGCCCAGCCCCTGGCCGCCACCATGAACAACGCCGTCTTCCTCGGCGTGGAGATCGATCCCACGCGCGCCCGGCGCCGCGTGGAGACGCGCTACCTCGACGTCGTCGCCAAGGATCTCGACGAGGCGCTCGCGCTGGTGAAGGAGGCCCAGAGCAAGCGCCAGGGCCGCTCCATCGCCGTCATCGGCAACGCCGCCCAGGTGTTCCGCGAGCTGTACCGGCGGGGGCTCAAGCCGGACCTGGTGACGGACCAGACGAGCGCGCATGATCCGCTCAACGGCTACATCCCCGCGGACCTGTCGCTCGAGGCGGCCGCCGAGCTGCGCCAGCGCGACCCCCAGGGCTACGTCGAGCGCGCGCGCCAGTCCATGGCCATGCAGGTGCAGGCGATGCTGGACTTCGCGCGCGCGGGCAGCCACGTGTTCGACTACGGCAACAACATCCGCGCCCAGGCGCAGCTCGCCGGGCTGGAGCACGCCTTCGACTTCCCCGGCTTCGTGCCCGCCTACATCCGCCCGCTCTTCTGCGAGGGCATGGGGCCCTTCCGCTGGGTGGCGCTGTCGGGAGATCCCGAGGACATCCGCCGCACGGACGAGGCGGTGCTGGAGCTCTTCCCGGAGAAGGCGTCCTTGCGCCGCTGGCTCACGCTGGCGCGCGAGCGCGTGGCGTTCCAGGGCCTGCCCGCGCGCATCTGCTGGCTGGGCTATGGCGAGCGCGCCAAGGCGGGCCTGCGCTTCAACGAGATGGTGCGCAAGGGCGAGCTCAAGGCCCCCATCGTCATCGGGAGGGATCACCTGGACTGCGGCTCGGTCGCCTCGCCCAACCGCGAGACGGAGGCCATGAAGGACGGCACGGACGCGGTGGCCGACTGGCCCATCCTCAACGCCCTGGTGAACGCGGTGAACGGGGCCTCGTGGGTGTCCTTCCACCACGGCGGGGGCGTGGGCATGGGCTACTCGCTGCACGCCGGCCAGGTCATCGTCGCCGACGGAACCCCCGAGGCCGCGCGCCGCATCGAGCGCGTGCTGACGTCCGACCCCGCCATGGGCGTGCTGCGCCACGCCGACGCGGGCTATTCCGAGGCCCACGAGACGGCGCGCACCCGTGGCGTGCGCATCCCCGGCCTCACCGAGTGA
- the hutI gene encoding imidazolonepropionase: METLELLIRNTSEVLTVEGSPQEPAERALTPQPHACVGVRRGRIWYVGSESALPPGAVGPSTRVLDAHGQFVGPGFVDPHTHAVFAGERAAEFDLRCQGATYLQIAQAGGGIANTVRATRFASEEDLIRLALPRLQLMLEYGITTAEVKSGYGLTLQDELKMLRVVQRLSTLQPVELIPTLMCAHAVPEEYREWRESYLDLCIQEILPAVAEQGLARFCDVFVEQGAFTHAEARRLLLAARKRGLQVRLHVDQLSASGGAELAAELGAASADHLEHVSEAGIQALAAAGVSAVLVPTATLFLRVRPYAPGRKLRDAGVNVALGTNLNPGSAMSENLPLALGLACLENGLTAAEAYWAATRGAALALGLSSEGRISVGDPANLVIFSCSNYRHLPYHLGINHARIVIKGGHVVVEQERALCA, from the coding sequence ATGGAAACCCTGGAGCTGCTCATCCGCAACACCTCCGAGGTGCTCACCGTGGAGGGCTCCCCCCAGGAGCCCGCCGAGCGCGCCCTCACGCCCCAGCCCCACGCCTGCGTCGGCGTGCGCCGCGGGCGCATCTGGTACGTGGGCTCCGAGAGCGCCCTGCCCCCGGGCGCGGTGGGACCCTCCACCCGGGTGCTGGACGCCCATGGCCAGTTCGTGGGCCCGGGCTTCGTGGACCCCCACACCCATGCCGTCTTCGCCGGCGAGCGCGCGGCCGAGTTCGACCTGCGCTGCCAGGGCGCCACCTACCTGCAGATCGCCCAGGCCGGCGGCGGCATCGCCAACACCGTGCGCGCCACCCGCTTCGCCAGCGAGGAGGATCTCATCCGGCTCGCCCTGCCCCGGCTCCAGTTGATGCTCGAGTACGGCATCACCACCGCCGAGGTGAAGAGCGGCTACGGCCTCACGCTCCAGGACGAGCTGAAGATGCTCCGGGTGGTGCAGCGGCTGTCCACCCTCCAGCCCGTGGAGCTCATCCCCACCCTCATGTGCGCCCACGCGGTGCCGGAGGAGTACCGCGAGTGGCGCGAGTCCTACCTCGACTTGTGCATCCAGGAGATCCTCCCCGCGGTGGCCGAGCAGGGTCTGGCGCGCTTCTGCGACGTGTTCGTCGAACAGGGTGCCTTCACGCATGCGGAGGCACGCCGCCTGCTCCTGGCGGCCCGGAAGCGGGGGCTGCAGGTGCGGCTGCACGTGGATCAACTCAGCGCCTCGGGAGGCGCGGAGCTGGCGGCCGAGCTGGGCGCGGCCTCCGCGGACCACCTGGAGCACGTGAGCGAGGCGGGCATCCAGGCCCTGGCGGCCGCGGGGGTATCGGCCGTGCTCGTGCCCACCGCCACCCTCTTCCTGCGAGTGCGCCCCTACGCCCCCGGGCGCAAGCTGCGCGACGCGGGCGTCAACGTGGCGCTCGGCACCAACCTCAATCCCGGCTCGGCCATGAGCGAGAACCTCCCCCTCGCCCTGGGGCTCGCCTGCCTGGAGAACGGGCTGACGGCCGCCGAGGCCTATTGGGCAGCCACCCGGGGGGCCGCGCTCGCACTTGGTTTGAGTTCCGAAGGACGGATCTCCGTGGGAGATCCCGCCAATCTCGTCATCTTTTCGTGTTCAAACTATCGCCACCTTCCCTATCACCTGGGAATCAATCACGCACGGATAGTGATCAAGGGAGGCCATGTCGTGGTAGAGCAGGAACGAGCCCTCTGTGCATGA
- a CDS encoding class II glutamine amidotransferase: protein MCRLFGFRSTVPAAVHPSLVTEKNSLLRQSREHKDGWGIAAYETGDNPFVAHGLGPAHCDPDFERVSSRVSSRTVVAHIRLASVGQVEKCNAHPFTHGRWCFVHNGTLRNFAQHRAAVEALIREDLRALIQGATDSERCFYLFLTRLAEQGQHFEAPACVEKVARALAETMGMVSRITDEPGQDGSSMNFLVTNGDVMVATRRNRSLFLSDTAPETGRCPHRKYMGAPKPGARLEQFVLASEQLSGEDHWHVVEEDSVIGVDSGLVFHQWKVQDLDILH, encoded by the coding sequence ATGTGCCGCCTCTTTGGTTTCAGATCCACTGTCCCCGCCGCCGTTCATCCTTCCCTGGTCACGGAGAAGAATTCCCTCCTGCGTCAATCGCGGGAGCACAAGGATGGATGGGGAATCGCCGCCTATGAAACGGGAGACAATCCGTTCGTCGCGCACGGACTGGGCCCGGCGCACTGCGACCCGGACTTCGAGCGGGTCAGCAGCCGGGTGTCTTCCCGCACGGTGGTAGCGCACATCCGCCTGGCGTCCGTGGGCCAGGTGGAGAAGTGCAACGCCCACCCCTTCACCCATGGCCGATGGTGCTTCGTGCACAACGGCACGTTGAGGAACTTCGCCCAGCACCGGGCGGCGGTGGAGGCGCTCATCCGGGAGGATCTGCGTGCGCTCATCCAGGGAGCCACGGACTCCGAGCGCTGCTTCTACCTCTTCCTCACCCGGCTGGCCGAGCAGGGGCAGCACTTCGAGGCTCCGGCGTGCGTGGAGAAGGTGGCCCGGGCGCTCGCGGAGACGATGGGGATGGTGTCGCGCATCACGGATGAGCCCGGGCAGGACGGCTCGTCCATGAACTTCCTGGTGACCAACGGGGACGTGATGGTGGCCACGCGGCGCAACCGCTCGCTCTTCCTGTCGGACACCGCCCCCGAGACGGGCCGGTGCCCCCACCGCAAGTACATGGGGGCGCCCAAGCCGGGGGCTCGGCTGGAGCAATTCGTGCTCGCCAGTGAGCAGCTCTCGGGAGAGGACCACTGGCACGTGGTGGAAGAGGACAGCGTCATCGGCGTGGACAGCGGCCTCGTGTTCCACCAGTGGAAGGTGCAGGACCTGGACATCCTGCACTGA
- the tsaE gene encoding tRNA (adenosine(37)-N6)-threonylcarbamoyltransferase complex ATPase subunit type 1 TsaE — translation MSAPTLRHSVRSGSPEETHELGMRLGRLLQPGDFVGLVGDLGAGKTHLVRGVAEGAGVERSQVASPTFAIVYPYQGRLTLYHADLYRLADYDELYATGFLDMVGGDGALLVEWLDRIPEAAPREYLRLTLREVGEESRELVAEAWGARPVGLLTDWLLAER, via the coding sequence ATGAGCGCGCCCACGCTGAGGCACTCGGTGCGCTCGGGCTCGCCCGAGGAGACCCACGAGCTGGGGATGCGGCTCGGGCGGTTGCTCCAGCCGGGAGACTTCGTGGGGCTGGTGGGCGATCTGGGGGCGGGCAAGACGCACCTGGTGCGCGGCGTGGCCGAGGGCGCCGGGGTGGAGCGCTCGCAGGTGGCCAGCCCCACCTTCGCCATCGTCTACCCCTACCAGGGGCGCCTGACGCTCTACCACGCGGACCTCTACCGGCTGGCCGACTACGACGAGCTGTACGCCACGGGCTTCCTGGACATGGTGGGGGGCGATGGCGCGCTGCTGGTGGAGTGGTTGGATCGCATCCCCGAGGCCGCGCCGCGCGAGTACCTGCGGCTCACCCTGCGCGAGGTAGGCGAGGAGTCCCGCGAGCTGGTGGCCGAGGCCTGGGGCGCGCGGCCTGTCGGATTGTTGACGGACTGGTTGCTGGCCGAGCGCTGA
- a CDS encoding bifunctional ADP-dependent NAD(P)H-hydrate dehydratase/NAD(P)H-hydrate epimerase, translated as MRRVLTADRMRAADRAAGEQFGMPSPLLMENAGRELAEVARALGSPGGRFLVVCGPGNNGGDGLVAARLLHAWGRRVTLVLVGPRDKLTPDSQRNLLALGPSGLEPQALGAVEEPRVGDVVVDAIFGTGLTRPPSGEFAKAIEHVRRWRAAGAKVVAADVPSGLHSDTGAPFEPCVEADATVTFGFLKQGQVLEPGATLCGEVRCVDIGIPAEAVEAHAGAEVFLVEEADARGAIAPRRSDTHKGTYGHVLVVAGSLGKSGAAALSALSALRAGAGLVTVATRAQVVESVLGHAPELMGWPLEDRGPLGRADLESLLAAAAQKDALVVGPGIPRGEETTALLGELLERVDVPVVLDADALNAVSTDLGVLRRAKGPVVLTPHPGEMSRLSGLPTKELQKDRVKVARDFARTHGVTLVLKGARTLIAHADGTVYVNPTGNPGMATGGTGDVLSGVLGALLAQGLKLPEAAWTAVYAHGLAGDLAAGRRGRLGLIASDVVKGLCSVWTRWER; from the coding sequence ATGCGCCGTGTCCTCACCGCTGATCGCATGCGCGCGGCCGACCGCGCCGCCGGAGAGCAGTTCGGCATGCCGTCCCCCTTGTTGATGGAGAACGCCGGACGGGAGCTGGCGGAGGTGGCCCGGGCGCTGGGCTCTCCGGGCGGGCGCTTCCTCGTCGTGTGCGGACCCGGCAACAACGGCGGTGACGGGCTGGTGGCGGCGCGGCTGCTCCATGCCTGGGGCCGGCGGGTGACGCTGGTGCTCGTGGGTCCCCGGGACAAGCTCACGCCGGACTCCCAGCGCAACCTGCTCGCCCTGGGGCCCTCGGGTCTCGAGCCCCAGGCGCTCGGGGCGGTGGAGGAGCCGCGGGTGGGGGACGTGGTGGTGGACGCCATCTTCGGCACCGGGCTCACCCGGCCTCCCAGCGGGGAGTTCGCCAAGGCGATCGAGCACGTGCGCCGCTGGCGCGCGGCGGGGGCGAAGGTGGTGGCCGCGGACGTGCCCTCGGGGCTGCACTCGGACACCGGAGCACCCTTCGAGCCCTGCGTGGAGGCGGACGCCACCGTCACCTTCGGCTTCCTCAAGCAGGGGCAGGTGCTGGAGCCCGGCGCCACGCTGTGCGGCGAGGTGCGGTGCGTGGACATCGGCATCCCCGCCGAGGCCGTCGAGGCCCACGCGGGCGCGGAGGTCTTCCTCGTCGAGGAGGCCGATGCCCGGGGAGCCATCGCCCCGCGCCGCTCGGACACCCACAAGGGCACCTACGGGCACGTGCTGGTGGTGGCCGGCAGCCTGGGCAAGTCCGGGGCGGCGGCCCTGAGCGCGTTGAGCGCCCTGCGCGCCGGAGCGGGGCTCGTCACCGTGGCCACGCGCGCCCAGGTGGTGGAGTCGGTGCTCGGCCATGCCCCGGAGCTGATGGGCTGGCCCCTGGAGGATCGCGGTCCCCTGGGGCGGGCGGATCTGGAGTCCCTGCTCGCCGCGGCGGCTCAGAAGGACGCGCTGGTGGTGGGTCCGGGCATCCCCCGCGGCGAGGAGACGACGGCGCTGCTCGGCGAGCTGCTCGAGCGCGTGGACGTGCCCGTGGTGCTGGACGCGGACGCGCTCAACGCCGTCTCCACGGACCTGGGGGTGCTGCGCCGGGCCAAGGGGCCCGTGGTGCTCACGCCCCACCCGGGAGAGATGTCGCGGTTGTCCGGCCTGCCCACCAAGGAGCTGCAGAAGGATCGGGTGAAGGTGGCGCGGGACTTCGCGCGCACGCATGGGGTGACGCTCGTGCTCAAGGGGGCGCGCACGCTCATCGCCCACGCGGATGGCACCGTGTACGTCAACCCCACGGGCAACCCGGGCATGGCCACCGGCGGCACGGGGGACGTGCTCAGCGGTGTGCTGGGCGCGCTGCTCGCGCAGGGCCTGAAGCTCCCCGAGGCCGCCTGGACGGCCGTGTACGCGCACGGGCTGGCGGGAGATCTCGCCGCCGGGCGGCGGGGCCGGTTGGGACTCATCGCCTCGGACGTGGTGAAGGGGTTGTGCTCGGTGTGGACGCGGTGGGAGCGATGA
- the acpS gene encoding holo-ACP synthase, with translation MAIIGLGLDICSVARIQRILDGARAERFLERVYTPAERELCNARSDKASAYAARFAAKEALIKALGAPKGLTWHDMEVVRAGGPPGFRLSGVARVEMERRRAEAFLALTHDAGVAAATVVLQERS, from the coding sequence ATGGCGATCATCGGCCTGGGGTTGGACATCTGCTCGGTGGCCCGCATCCAGCGCATCCTGGACGGGGCCCGCGCCGAGCGCTTCCTCGAGCGCGTGTACACGCCGGCCGAGCGCGAGCTGTGCAACGCGCGCTCGGACAAGGCGAGCGCCTACGCGGCGCGCTTCGCCGCCAAGGAAGCGCTCATCAAGGCCCTGGGCGCGCCCAAGGGCCTCACCTGGCACGACATGGAAGTGGTGCGCGCGGGCGGCCCCCCGGGCTTCCGCCTGTCGGGCGTGGCGCGCGTGGAGATGGAGAGGCGGCGCGCGGAGGCCTTCCTCGCGCTCACCCATGACGCGGGCGTCGCCGCCGCCACCGTGGTCCTGCAAGAGAGGAGCTGA
- a CDS encoding pyridoxine 5'-phosphate synthase, producing MGQRLGVNVDHVATLRQARRVSYPDPVTAAALAELAGAGQITIHLREDRRHIQERDLRILRETVQTLLNLEMAATQDMVKIAYEHKPDVVTLVPERREELTTEGGLEVNGQKDALAKTIKNLKDGEITVSLFIDPDLDQVRASHKVNADRIELHTGRYCEARNEREREREFSRIVDAAKAGARLGMGVAAGHGLNYDNVRAIARIQEIDELNIGHAIVARAVLVGFERAVREMLELMRNPG from the coding sequence ATGGGACAGCGACTGGGTGTGAATGTGGACCACGTGGCGACGCTGCGGCAGGCGCGTCGCGTGTCGTATCCGGATCCGGTGACGGCCGCCGCCCTGGCCGAGCTGGCCGGCGCCGGGCAGATCACCATCCACCTGCGTGAGGATCGCCGCCACATCCAGGAGCGCGACCTGCGCATCCTGCGCGAGACGGTGCAGACGCTGCTCAACCTGGAGATGGCGGCCACCCAGGACATGGTGAAGATCGCCTACGAGCACAAGCCGGACGTGGTGACACTCGTGCCCGAGCGGCGCGAGGAGCTCACCACCGAGGGCGGCCTGGAGGTCAACGGCCAGAAGGACGCGCTCGCCAAGACGATCAAGAACCTCAAGGACGGGGAGATCACCGTCTCGCTGTTCATCGATCCGGACCTGGATCAGGTGCGCGCCTCCCACAAGGTGAACGCGGACCGGATTGAATTGCACACCGGGCGCTACTGCGAGGCGCGCAACGAGCGCGAGCGCGAGCGCGAGTTCAGCCGCATCGTGGACGCGGCCAAGGCGGGCGCGCGGCTGGGCATGGGCGTGGCCGCGGGCCATGGGCTCAACTACGACAACGTGCGCGCCATCGCGCGCATCCAGGAGATCGACGAGCTGAACATCGGCCATGCCATCGTCGCGCGCGCCGTGCTCGTGGGCTTCGAGCGCGCGGTGCGCGAGATGCTCGAGCTGATGCGCAACCCGGGCTAG